One window of Sardina pilchardus chromosome 2, fSarPil1.1, whole genome shotgun sequence genomic DNA carries:
- the si:ch73-52e5.2 gene encoding protein THEM6 isoform X1, whose product MFQMFLWVLSGLLLLFGSLDVWYFLRGLLMIIKSLFQSPLKDITADHMIEGKVLPHDIDYMGHMNNARYLRECDFARFSYYTRNGLFMAARAMKATMVVGASTIRYRRSLALGEAFELRSRIVTWDEKSFFLEQRFVSKKDGFLSAVMFCRQNVVRSSPEKILEHLCKRKVECPAVPEDLQHWINFISANSQVLRAESGLDEKSK is encoded by the exons ATGTTTCAGATGTTTCTGTGGGTGCTCTCCGGTCTGCTTCTGCTTTTTGGCAGCCTGGATGTGTGGTACTTCTTGAGAGGCCTCCTGATGATCATAAAGTCATTGTTCCAGAGCCCCCTGAAAGATATAACTGCTGACCACATGATAGAAGGGAAAGTGCTTCCCCATGACATAGACTACATGGGCCACATGAATAATGCCCGCTACTTGAGGGAGTGCGACTTTGCAAGGTTCTCCTATTACACCCGCAATGGGCTGTTCATGGCCGCTCGGGCAATGAAGGCCACAATGGTCGTGGGAGCCAGCACTATCCGCTACCGTAGGTCCCTTGCCCTGGGCGAGGCCTTCGAGTTGAGGAGTCGCATCGTGACCTGGGATGAGAAGTCCTTCTTCCTGGAGCAGCGCTTTGTGTCCAAGAAGGATGGCTTTCTCTCGGCAGTCATGTTCTGCCGGCAGAATGTTGTCCGCAGCAGCCCCGAAAAGATCCTGGAGCACCTTTGCAAGAGGAAG GTGGAATGCCCTGCCGTCCCAGAGGATCTCCAGCACTGGATCAACTTTATCTCTGCCAACAGCCAGGTTTTGAGGGCTGAGAGTGGACTGGATGAGAAGAGCAAGTGA
- the si:ch73-52e5.2 gene encoding protein THEM6 isoform X2, with product MFLWVLSGLLLLFGSLDVWYFLRGLLMIIKSLFQSPLKDITADHMIEGKVLPHDIDYMGHMNNARYLRECDFARFSYYTRNGLFMAARAMKATMVVGASTIRYRRSLALGEAFELRSRIVTWDEKSFFLEQRFVSKKDGFLSAVMFCRQNVVRSSPEKILEHLCKRKVECPAVPEDLQHWINFISANSQVLRAESGLDEKSK from the exons ATGTTTCTGTGGGTGCTCTCCGGTCTGCTTCTGCTTTTTGGCAGCCTGGATGTGTGGTACTTCTTGAGAGGCCTCCTGATGATCATAAAGTCATTGTTCCAGAGCCCCCTGAAAGATATAACTGCTGACCACATGATAGAAGGGAAAGTGCTTCCCCATGACATAGACTACATGGGCCACATGAATAATGCCCGCTACTTGAGGGAGTGCGACTTTGCAAGGTTCTCCTATTACACCCGCAATGGGCTGTTCATGGCCGCTCGGGCAATGAAGGCCACAATGGTCGTGGGAGCCAGCACTATCCGCTACCGTAGGTCCCTTGCCCTGGGCGAGGCCTTCGAGTTGAGGAGTCGCATCGTGACCTGGGATGAGAAGTCCTTCTTCCTGGAGCAGCGCTTTGTGTCCAAGAAGGATGGCTTTCTCTCGGCAGTCATGTTCTGCCGGCAGAATGTTGTCCGCAGCAGCCCCGAAAAGATCCTGGAGCACCTTTGCAAGAGGAAG GTGGAATGCCCTGCCGTCCCAGAGGATCTCCAGCACTGGATCAACTTTATCTCTGCCAACAGCCAGGTTTTGAGGGCTGAGAGTGGACTGGATGAGAAGAGCAAGTGA